AATTATTGGCAAGGACATTTGTTAAATTCCATAGTCCTGAAAGTTTGAGTAATGAGGAAAGgagtgaaagagaggaaaacaatataaagaaaTGTAGAAGCTTTGCAGGATGAGAGGGATGATGATTCAATATGTTGTTGACTTTATTTAACAGAACTGTATCAAGCTttgaataaatatagaaaaacatCACCATGGAAGAGATCAGGTCAGTGACTGTTTGTTAATCAAATCAAGTGATAAgggcaaataaatatttacatttatttaaaataataagatATGGGAAGAGGGATGTTTACCCTCCCATTGGAAAGAGTCATGAATTGTCCCCAAATGCAAACCAGGCAATGATTCAAGTTCAGCAGAAAGTCATAAACCAATTGTATTGACATCTTGTGTAGGGAAAAACTATGAAAACAATGATACATGAATGATTCAAATCTAATGTAGAGAGTAAGGGACTTTTAAAGGATTACCAAAGTGGATTTAGGACACGTTTAGGTTTACCAGGTCTGTCCGGCAGCCTGCCCCACCACCTGATCCATCTCGCCTCCAGGTGGGAATCAGCTGCTGACAGCTCTGGCTCCTCTCTTCACTGGAGTGTCGAGATGTGAAGATATAACTACACAGTCCATCATCGATCTTCAATCTGAGTTGTTACGGTACCAGGTACACTTACGATCATCCCagtacacaacaaaagaaagacactTATGAATGTAGGCCTACGTGGGTGTGACGAGATGAAAACGAAACCAAACACAGGGGCGTCATGTGAAGTTTTTTTCTACGGAGCTTTTCAATATAAAGTGTGATCTCTAGtctctattttcattttagccACGCAGATAAAATGAAGAGAGCCCAGTAAAGTTAcagaagacagcagcataaagaGAGGCAACAGGACTTCAAGGTAAGGAACCCTGCATCTGTTACTACTGTTGCATCGgaaattataaatacatgccatcgcaagaataaaagaaaacagtacGTTGAGATACAACGAGCTgccttcaagtgtttgatttttgtgtgtttctataAATGTTGAATacgcattaaaaacatttcatttcatttttgtttagaaaagaaatgcatacatacacagGCATGAACTTCTATTTATTAAGAAACACATGTCAAGCATTTAAGTACAAGCCTTTAAATCAAAACGAACgaaagaggattagggccactgacatttgttttgtttatttggtggggggggggggggggtggttgactttttttgtcatttttatttttttatttggactttttCTCCTCAGAATTCAGACTTTAATTTAAGAAGTTTGAGATTAAGATCAGAATTCTAAAAGTCAGTCGGTGTTGAGGAGTAAAGAGGTTTTTTTGCGTATgggagagtgagtgaggagATAACGGACCGGGAGGGGAGTCTTCTCCGTTTGCCCGTTTAACACTTACATGATTTGAATTATACTTTTCTCGAGACTCAGAAAACGAAACCATTATTTCCAGACTGAGTTTGGTCCATCGGTAAAAACGGAGATTATTGGAGTGGGGTTGTTGGTGAGAGGAGTGTGATTAGGGAATTTAGGACAGACCATTCCCCTCAGTGAAAATGTGCAAGAGCTGCAGAAAGTTATGAGAGAAGGACCAGTGACAGTAAATCAGGCGGCTGCATATGAATGTTGacatgttgcaaaataggagagcttgtagaatgtgatgtgagaacttgaaggataaaaaaagtgaactttgtatgtaaaaatgtttacttggataaaaaaaatccgcgaatctgcgctgcttgagttttgcaacacattttgtgaGACGTCTGTAGCAAAATaaatttgtacttgtagaaatgccctcccccccttccccctcgcTGTGTCTGCGTGTGGGGGGAATTGGCCAATGAGAAGTTAATTTCCAGTTGATGCACTTTATGTATTCACCACAACCACAAACTGCAAGACGGTGCAACACTtgcattaacagtataaacactataacgactcaagttacttttaagaagagaaaggcaaagatacaagactgtgtacatcatttttGTCCTGAGTCAAGGGACtacctatcccacaatcccttgCGAATTATATCGTTTCTTCTGCAGCAAAagtagtggatttttttatACAGGTAAAAATTTTTACATACGAGTTcaccttttttctccttcaagttctcacatcacattctacaagctctcctattttgcaacatatcaaCCTTCATAGATGCAAGCCTTTTTTTCGACAGGGGCGTTTTCAATAAAAAGTATGATCTATAgtctctatttttattttagagcccagtaaagttacagaagacagcagcataaagaGAGGCAACAGGATGTCCCCGTCAAGGTAAGGAACCCTGCATCTGTTACTACTGTTGCACAGgaaattataaatacatgccactgcaagcagaaaagaaaactgtacgTTGAGATACAACGAGCTgccttcaagtgtttgatttttgtgtgtttctttaaatgttgaatacgcaatcaattttgtttttaaaatgttgtgaagtTGTTCAGACGAGAATGATGCgacattttattgttcttttaacCCCCAGTGCACAACATGCATCTAGCCTACAGTACGTGATCCttttgagtttatttttcacactgacTTAAAGGTCctaatttttatatatatatatatatatatatatttactatTCAGGACGACAAACAGTGGGAGACCATGTCCTAAATTTCAGCTTTTAATTATGTAACTTAATGTAAATAAACTTGGGGgtttatttctgatttaattGAATCAACTGATAGCTTTACAATATCCCAAATGCTGCCTTATTAGAGCATGAATAATGTCTTCTGAAACGTTGAACTCATTTAACAGCGAGAACAGTTTTAGCACTGTGATTTTCTTATGCGCTTTGGCGACATCTGGTGGACATATTGTGcaacttcaaacaaacaaaaacaaaagccctGAGAAAAGTTATGCATGGAAAAAAACTAGACTACACTGGGTTGATTGGTTTCCCTTTTCATACAGAAAGGAGCTCCAGAAGGCCTTGTTGCGCTACACTGCAGACACCCTCATCCACATCCACACAGTGAGAGGATTCTGTGAGAGGGTCCCTGAATGGATGCAAGAGAGGGAGTCAGAGTTAAATATGATGATGGACATCAAGGACAGGGCTGACGGCATCGACCTAAACATCAGCCATGTTAGCCAgtcagagaaaaaaggaaaagcctTTCTTGAGTACATGAAGAGCAAGGTGACACAGGTGACCGCAAAGAGCAGGTTggaagagctggagaaggagctgGCTGCTGTGCTGAAGGACACTCTGATGGAACTGGAGAAGCTCCACTGTTTCCTGGATGCGGTAGAGAAGCTGGCAGTCACCTCACTTCATGTGTTCGTGGAGGGGAGGCAGGTGGTGTTACACCTGCCAGAGGGGGTCGGCCTCGATCATGTTCAGGTGGTGATCGCTGCTGCACGGCTGGTCTGCCCTCTGCTCGTTGAGTTTAAAAGAGATGAAATGGTCTTCTTCCAGCCCAAACTGCAGAATGTGGAAGTGCTAGCGTATCAGCTGGACAAATACATCCAGACCACCCAGAGGATCTGTGGACTGTTGGAGAAAAGGTAAACCGTCATtccttaaaagaaaatcttaacTTATTTCTAAATAGAAGTCGGTTTCAGTGAGTAAATataactgtgtctttaaaagcactttcagtGACTTCGACCTGAACATGATCAAGAAATCTGCAGTAGACCTGGATTTGGATTTATCAGAAGACGACATGGAGAGGATGCTCTATCACATCAATCAACTGGATGATATCAGGTTAGCAGCATCATTCCATATGTATGCATTCTGGTCATTTTAAGTAATACAGTCAGGGTATACTCAGGATACACAATAGGTGGCCCAAGACAACGTTGATATCATGACACAGCGATTCTGCAATAATTGATAAATTGTAAGAAAATCCTAAAATTATCCATGATGATATCTAACTAATTGGAGATGACAAAATGAGCCTTCAAAGGTAAAatgcaggattaatgtatttattcactgcagtTTGGTGTTATGTTCGCCTCATATCAGGCTTCATCTTTTCAACACTGTTGTAGCCCACTGTCAACTTCTTTGGTCAGCTAAACTGTTCATGTTTCCCTTATTTATGTCTTAAATACCACCATGATGAGTAATGAAGTCGTCTTTATTTAAACCtacttaattaaaacattttaatatcaaCATTGTGCACCTTCAGTTAGATAACTGTACCCCTCGCTTCAGTTTGACAGTATATTGCCGTTGTGATATTTTGCTGTTAACGTTGCTTATgatcgtgcatgaactgtaccgtgtcgaagcacacctctccgaagcgTGCCATGGCCAAGtaagtgtaccgtgcttgagcacggcatggagcggtcacactggtcaaacaaactggactttagaggtgaagcgtgcttgggcacggtacagaaTGCCAGTGTGACTCTTCACAGGAACTTTAAAGAGTTCAAGGAGTTAGGACCTCAGTTACAgttgtgaattattttgttaaatatccttttattcatttcctgttttctctcttcatcagGATGAACCAGCACTTCTCTTTGGTGTACTTGTTTCATGACTGCTCTGGCTTCCTCGACGAGTTCAGAGATTGTCAACCTCGCCTGCTGCAGTCTCTAGATGGACTGGAGGAGATTGCTGTTCAGTTCGACTCCATGAATAAGGGGGCAAAGATCTCCAGTGTGGTGGGCAGCTCAGTGGGGGCGGTTGGAGGCGTGCTTTCCATCATTGGTTTAGCATTGATTCCTGTAACAGCTGGAGTGTCTCTGGGTCTTACCATGACTGGGATAGGGCTTAGTGTCACCAGCGGGGTCAATGGCCTTGTCACTACGGCGACAGAGTTAGGAGTAAACagtacacaacaaaagaaagccaCTGAGGTCTTCGAGGGGCTCATGAAGGATTTGCAGAGTCTCCAGGATTGTCTGAAGAAAGTCAGCAATCAAACTGTCGCCAGAATGGAAGCAAGTCAGATAAATGTAGCCTTGGGAGTGAGCAGGGTGCTTGTCAAAGGTGGTTTCATTGCAAGAGGTGTTGATTCACTTGTTGATACTGcctctgcttttaaaatgttaaaaaatgaggaGCTGGTTGTAAGTGCTGGTAAGGTGTTGGCTGAGGAAGGTCAAGCTTTACGGAACGTGCCAAAGGTGGCCGCAGACATCCCAGATATCGGACAGGCAGCAATCAAAGGGCCTCTGGCCCTCACCAAGTCCGCCAGAGCCGGTCTCATCGGGCTGAATGCTTTTTTTCTCGGCATGGATGTCTTCTTCATCTGTAAAGACAGCATCAGTCTGTCCAAAGGCAGCGAGACCGAAGCCTCACAGTTCATCAGAGCCAGAGCGGCACTCTGGCGCTCAGAGATCGACGCCTGGCAGAAAATCTACGACTCCCTGACAGAAGGTCTgcagaaatcagagaaaaacaaagctatCCTGGAAACGCCATTTCATCCGGAGTTGGAGAGTGAGCTgaagatggagatggagatggagatgaagaaacaaaaacaaacggaaATGGAAATTCCCCCTGATGAAGAgaatgaaaacatggaaaaggaaggaaaaaattGTGTAATACAGTAGTCTTCAGGTATGATtggccttttttctttttttttagcaacttgAGCAATAAGATTTGATATTAATTTAATGTATGATCCAACAAAGAAATGATAATTGCACTTTGCTTAAAGATTACTGTTCAGGCTCAAACATTGTTAAACTGAAGACTTGATGAATGTATGTAATTATTATGACATTAAGCAACTTTCAGTGCCACTTTTATTCTCGggaatgatgtatttttttttaaccttttgctGAGCcagattcattttcaaattgaatttgtttttggaaggcatcttGCAACCCCCCTCACAGTGTACCCCTCCGTGTTTCCCGACCCCCTCTTTGTGAACCCCTGGTATAAGCCGCAATTCATCTTTGAAAAAGCAATTgatgtgtggaaaaaaagttGGTTGATATTGCAGACTACTTTTTAATATGACTAACAATTACTATGACATTCGgtggtggaggaaaaaaaaacaaaaaaacattcaaattgacATAACTTAATACATTTATGAGAACAGAGGCCGCTCATGCAGCATCTTCTCCTTGGATAGGAGGGAGACTGTTAGTGTCAACATGGTATAAAGGAATAAACTCTCTTTTTTTAGACCAGGAAAGGAGAAAGACTCTTGTGACAGGTGCAGGGAAACtcgtgtgagtctgtctgcacatgctcatgaatatgtatttaaacttattctcacacacacacacacacatcattgaAAGTACAACAGCAGAAGAAATTGTGGGCGGGTTCTGAAACCCACTGGAACGCCTTCATTCTCTGCTCAGAGGAATAAATACCACTACATGCAACAGAAAGACTTTTTTACTCGTTTTGATCATTTTGGTGTAGCTCCGAGAAAGACCTGGGGCAGTCTGTGGATCTCAGCTGAGGATGCCCATCTTTCTATGAAGACTAGACAGTTGTCTGTAGGAGAAATCAATACAGTTGAATTGTCTCTCCAAAGGGAACTTGAATAAATGGGCCCTTAGCGCTTAAATGTGTGGGCTCATTAAAGGTGAAGTTATACTCATAATTGATATCTTGTGATCATATAgccatttcatgtttttgtaaacctaatttttgaataaaaaaagaatccctgaGAACTCCACATCATTTTGTTCTTCCTTTATTCATATATATACACTACCAGTCAAAAGTTTGGCCATAATAGTAATATATTATTATCAATAATACAGAACACTATATTATGATAATATAACTACTGTAAGCTGTCTCTAGGGAACACATACTAATGGAAGGGGTTTTCTTTATTCtaactattttccacattttagaataatacaaaaactataaaacaataaataaaaacaatagaactaaaaaacatttcatttaatttttgtttagaaaagaaatgcatacatacGTAGGCATCAATTtcactatttctatttattaAGAAACACATGTCAAGCTTTTAAGCACAAGCCTTTAGATCAAAATGTACGAAAGAGGATTAGGaccactgacttttttttttaacagtcggCCTACTATTAAATGTTGTTACTGCGGAGGAAGAGGATGTGGAGATATGAAAGATCCAGATCAATTACAGTGTAGTTATAGCCTATACATTTAGGAAAAGGCAGAATTATTGGTAAGGACATTTGTTAAATTCCATAGTCACGAAAGTTTGAGTAATGAGGAAAGgagtgaaagagaggaaaacaatataaagaaaTGTAGAAGCTTTGCAGGATGAGAGGGATGATGATTCAATATGTTGTTGACTTTATTTAACAGAACTGTATCAAGCTttgaataaatatagaaaaacatCACCATGGAAGACATCAGGTCAGTGACTGTTTGTTAATCAAATCAAGTGATAAgggcaaataaatatttacatttatttaaaaataataagataTGGGAAGAGGGATGTTTACCCTCCCATTGGAAAGAGTCATTAATTGTCCCCAAATGCAAACCAGGCAATGATTCAAGTTCAGCAGAAAGTCATAAACCAATTGTACTGACATCTTGTGTAGGGAAGAACTATGAAAACAATGATACATGAATGATTAAAATCTAATGTAGAGAGTAAGGGACTTTTAAAGGATTACCAAAGTGGATTTAGGACACGTTTAGGTTTACCAGGTCTGTCCGGCAGCCTGCCCCACCACCTGATCCATCTCGCCTCCAGGTGGGAATCAGCTGCTGACAGCTCTGGCTCCTCTCTTCACTGGAGTGTCGAGATGTGAAGATATAACTACACAGTCCATCATCGATCTTTAATCTGAGTTGTTACGGTACCAGG
This Labrus bergylta chromosome 16, fLabBer1.1, whole genome shotgun sequence DNA region includes the following protein-coding sequences:
- the LOC109975259 gene encoding LOW QUALITY PROTEIN: apolipoprotein L5-like (The sequence of the model RefSeq protein was modified relative to this genomic sequence to represent the inferred CDS: deleted 1 base in 1 codon), which gives rise to MQERESELNMMMDIKDRADGIDLNISHVSQSEKKGKAFLEYMKSKVTQVTAKSRLEELEKELAAVLKDTLMELEKLHCFLDAVEKLAVTSLHVFVEGRQVVLHLPEGVGLDHVQVVIAAARLVCPLLVEFKRDEMVFFQPKLQNVEVLAYQLDKYIQTTQRICGLLEKSTFSDFDLNMIKKSAVDLDLDLSEDDMERMLYHINQLDDIRMNQHFSLVYLFHDCSGFLDEFRDCQPRLLQSLDGLEEIAVQFDSMNKGAKISSVVGSSVGAVGGVLSIIGLALIPVTAGVSLGLTMTGIGLSVTSGVNGLVTTATELGVNSTQQKKATEVFEGLMKDLQSLQDCLKKVSNQTVARMEASQINVALGVSRVLVKGGFIARGVDSLVDTASAFKMLKNEELVVSAGKVLAEEGQALRNVPKVAADIPDIGQAAIKGPLALTKSARAGLIGLNAFFLGMDVFFICKDSISLSKGSETEASQFIRARAALWRSEIDAWQKIYDSLTEGLQKSEKNKLSWKRHFIRSWRVS